Part of the Henckelia pumila isolate YLH828 chromosome 2, ASM3356847v2, whole genome shotgun sequence genome is shown below.
cgaTATATCGTATCCAACTAATTTATCCACATATGCTTCATTACTTGGACTCGTGGTCTAGGGAATCCCTATATATAACGTAAAAACTTTCTCCAAGGGACTTCATTTTACTactttcatatatatttaagttttggtgacagtaatttaattatatataattcctgtaatataCAAATAAACTTCGTTCAAGATATTCTTCATCTACGAACAAGATAATTAATATATACGTGTCACTAAATTTTTTTCTACTATTGACACTTTACTATTTTCGAACGCCaattctaccttgaaaagtgTTCATATGCATGCGTGAACGAATACAGCTTTGAGCGGAATTAAGTCGTGTCACTTGTGTGTGtctaatagtatatatatatatatataatatatatatcaaaaacgTAAAAATATTTAGATGTAGCCGAAATGCATAACTTAGTGCATTAAGACAAAAATTCGAAAAGTTGGTGaattaaattaaacaaaaaatgtGAAAAGTAATTAGAAAGTTGTTTTCCCAGTGAATTCACCGTGCATTTTGATCTCTTGGTCGAGGTAAAAATGTCTCAAAATAAACAAGGCCGGTACACTTTGCTGTTAATTTTTGTATAGCCAACTCAAAAATTTAATATTCCACACGATCATTTATTCTGTTTTGgttggaaaaaaaattacaataatTTGAATAAACTTTTATAGCGTGAACACAACAAACGAATTGAAGGAAAAAAGAAATCACCAGAACACACAAATTAATCACACTTTACATGCACATCACACAATATTACAGTACTCCAATATTTGATGCTTAAACTCGCGGTGATCTCCTTAAAGAAGAACTGCCGTGGATGGCAGCTATGTAAAAGAGCTGCGTAGCTGCCAGGATTATCAAGAAAGCCTCCATTGTTCTCTGTAAACGAAAACGAAACCATTGATTTTcatcatatatatttcttaCAGTAATTGGTGATCACCTGTCCCAAAATCAAATGTATCTTTTGATCAAACTACTCACCAGACGGGCATTTCGATTATGTAATTCAATCTCCTTGCATGCAAACCTGTCAAGAAAAAAAAGTACAAAATACATGAAACTCAAAAATGTTAAAGAATTGAGACTTAGCCCTAACTCAAccccaaaagctagctcaagagggaTGTTTGTCTTCGTCCATATATTGAACTGGCCAGGATGTTTACCCTACCGATATGGGACACAACTAACACAACAACACACCCCTTTCACGCGTGTGAAGGCATTAACAGGTGGTCTAACTATGGGACGAGTGGTCCATTTATGGACGGTCTAACACATAACAGGCGAGTCCGAGatctgataccatgttaaaaAATGAGACTTTGATCTAACTCAACCCCAAAACTAGCTCAAGAGGGAGGGTTGAGTTAGGTTCAAGTTTTATTTCTTAACAAAAAATAGAtagtaaattaaaatatatgtgtgtgtgtgtgtgcatgcATGTTTTAATTAGAGATgagtttttataaatattaataccCCATGGCTAGAAGTGTTAGAGTCCAGGCAATGCTAGCAGCGGACGCGGCGGCAGGAAAGCTGTCGGCGTCCCAGTGTCGTAGATGGTTCAAGCCTGATATAGCCGAAGCAACACCAACCACGCCTGCTATCAAAGCAAACACCACAAAGAACCCGGTGGCAGCATTCCCCATCGGAAAATATATCGGCGAGAAATGTGCTGGTAAATCAAATCCTGGACCTGTCACACCACCAAAATAAACATGCATTTATATGGATCAGTAACGCAGAGAAAACGAAATGTTAACGTACGTTTTGGTTGAAGATTGTTGAATTCGCATACCGATGATGAAACCGTGATCGATTGCTCTGTTCATAGCCCATCCGCCGATGCCCAACACGACAGTGTACATGCAGAAGTTGAGGAACAAAAGCACTCCCGCGACAGGCTTGAGCTGCTCTGATCCTGCCATTCTTGATTAATCTGTGTGTAGAAAAACTTTTCGGAGATCGATCTATGAGGTATATATGTTGTAGCAGATCATGAGGAAATTAAAAGGGTGTTATATATATAGAAGTGACAATTAAGGTTGCCGGGCTTTGGTTCTTTTCTTGCGAGCTCTGCCGTCTTCTAAAGGGCTTTAGTTGGGTTGTAAAGTAGATGCTTTGTGCTCAAGGCAGGAAATGGAATCCTATATTACTCTTTTTGTTGATCTATGTTGCAAGGATGATAGGATTTTAGCCTATATATGATAATAATCGTGTAAGTTGGTTTATTTTAATTGGATTTTGATTATACAAGTATAGGCGTCTATGAGGGGTGAGCcatccatttttttaaaaaataaaaattattagttttaattttttttaaaaaaaatcagtcccatgcaaaaaaaatttaaaaaatagaaCACTCCATTACATTTTTTGGTTGGTTTATTGTCGtaagttttgaaattttgtga
Proteins encoded:
- the LOC140884951 gene encoding membrane protein PM19L-like, whose product is MAGSEQLKPVAGVLLFLNFCMYTVVLGIGGWAMNRAIDHGFIIGPGFDLPAHFSPIYFPMGNAATGFFVVFALIAGVVGVASAISGLNHLRHWDADSFPAAASAASIAWTLTLLAMGFACKEIELHNRNARLRTMEAFLIILAATQLFYIAAIHGSSSLRRSPRV